From the Nodularia sphaerocarpa UHCC 0038 genome, the window GAACTCATAACTCATAACCAAATAGCAGCACCCTGAAGTCAAAACTATGATCGAGGAGAATCGGCTCTTTTCACTCCAAAATGGTTCTTCTCTGGAGATATATTTGGTTGGCGACTCGTGCGAAAAGTTACATTCACACCTTCATTAGATTGTTCTAGCACCAGTAGGGGCGTAGGTTTAGCCTTTTGATCCCAATGCATATAAATAATCCGCCCTTGAATTGTCGGTTGCCAACTATCTTCACCTTCAACGGGGCTAAGATAAGTTTCAATAGAGTGAATAATTTGGCTAATAGTGGCAGAAGTCGCTTGTGTTGGTAATTTGATTAACCGGAGTTGAACGCGAAACAGCACTCGTTTAGCGATGTTTGCACCAATACCAGTCTCGTATTCTACATCAAAAACTTCATCTACCTGCCGTCCACTGCTAGCAATGCCAATCACTCCATGATCAGCTTGATGTGGACGCAGTGCTAGAGATATTTTGTCTTTGACCTGGATTTTAATTTGATTCAAGATCGCAAAGTGAAACACCTCTTCTGACATCCGCATTCGCAGATAATCTAAGTTAAAATCCCGTGAATTAACTAAATCGGGATTAGTTTCCATTTTGCGAATCGTTTCCAGGGCTAGTTTAAACTTCTTTTCTAGTTCTCGCGCCCGGAATTGTTGAAATCTGACTTTTTTCTCTAACTTAGTTACGTGAAATTTGCCATACACGAGCAAACCAATCACTGCTAAGACCAGTCCAGCAGAGGTCATCGCTAAAACTGGTGGTAGTTGAGGTTGACTTGCTAGCACTTGTTGGGAGACCTTGATGGTCTTGCTTCCAGGAGATTGGGCAATAAACATTGAATTTACCATGATTAGCCAGTATAAAACAAGAAATGCTTGACTGATTATTTTTAGGATGCCCAAATCTTGAAGCGCATTTAGCTGTATGATAATTATTTTTTAAACCAAATATGAAACCGTATGTGTAATATGTACAGTCAGCCAAACTTTTCTGTTGGACATCAGCCCAGTCTCAAGCCACTGTCTGGGGCATCATTGAGCAATATTCGCTTAGTTGCCACAGATATGGATGGTACGCTCACTACAAGAGGCAAATTTTCGGCGACATTGCTGCAAGCTTTAGAAGATGTGGCGGTTGCTGGGATGAAAGTCTTAATTGTTACTGGTCGTTCGGCGGGGTGGATGAGTGGATTGAGTAATTTGTTGCCTATTGTGGGTGCGATCGCTGAAAATGGTGGTCTGTTCTATCCATCTGGGCATGATCAACCAGTAAGTTTAACACCGATTCTTGACTTAGAAGCTCATCGCCAGAGTTTAGCTGTGGCTTTTGCGGAATTAAAAACCAAATTTCCCCAAATCCAGGAATCAGCCGACAATCGTTTTCGGATCACGGATTGGACATTTGATGTGGCGGCTTTGAGTCCAAGTGAATTAGAAATACTGAGTCATCTTTGTCAGGATATGGGTTGGGGATTTACTTATAGTAATGTGCAGTGCCACATTAAACCCCAAGGGCAAGATAAGGCTGTAGGATTATTGCAAGTCTTGCGAGAATACTTCCCAGAATTTTCACCAGAACAAGTGCTTACCGTTGGTGATAGTCCCAATGACGAAAGCTTATTTAATCAAGATTATTTTTCTATATCTGTAGGTGTAGCGAATGTACTAAAATACGCAAATCAGTTGAAACATCAACCTACTTATATGACTAGGGCTGCGGAAGGTGAAGGTTTTTGCGAGTTATGTAGTTATCTTTTGCCAACGGGGTAAATACATAAAACTAAATTAATAATTATACCCCTTATTTTTCAGTAATGGTAAGTTAATCATGAATAGTTGCCAGAGAGGAGGGATTAAGGTTAGGGTTATGTAGAAGTGTTAACTTAGCCAAAGTTTGGAAAAGTGTATATCCAAGAGTATCGTGATGACAAGGAGGTAATTTCATATCTTGCAGCTAATAGGGACTAATGACTAATGACTAATGACTAATGACTAATGACTAACGACTAATGACTCCGCCTAGCGGTTTGACTATTCCTAAAATCTAATTTTATTCTATATCAAAAATTAATTATGTCAGTCCATGAAAGTAGTTTTGGGGAGAGCGCAGATTTAATTATTGGTATTAGTAACCAAGAAGATTACTACTTGCAACCAAATTCTACTGCTGTAGGTAAGTTGGCTAGAAAAACAGAAACTTTTTCCAGCTTTCTTGCGCCCTTGACTCAGGATACTTTTAAACAAGTTGTTGTAGAAGTGGAGCAAAAATTACAGATTGTTCATCAAACCCTCTCAATGTTGGATTCTCAAGGGTTTGAAACAATTCTCCAAGAAATGTTGCATTCCATTACCTTCAAAACAGGAGAGTTACTAGGAGCAGACCGGACAACGATATTCTTATTAGATGAAGAGAAACAAGAACTTTGGTCAACTTTAGCTGAGGGGGAAGGAGAAGCTTGTCTAGAAATTCGGATTCCAGCAGATAAAGGTATTGCTGGGGAAGTCGCTACTTTCAAGAAAGTCATCAATATTCCTTTTGATTTTTATCAAGATCCGCGTTCGGTAGTTGCTCAAAAACAAGATAAAAAAACCGGGTATCGTACCTACACAATGCTAGCGTTGCCACTATTGAATGAGCAAGGAAAATTAGTGGCGGTGGTACAATTACTGAATAAATTAAAATCGTCATATAATCCTGATGATCCCATATCAGAGCGGATTGATACTGGGGGCTTTAGCAAGGCTGACGAACAATTATTTCAAGAATTTGCTCCTTCAATTCGACTGATTTTAGAGTCGTCACGCTCGTTTTATATGGCGACTCAAAAACAAAGAGCATTATCGGCGTTAATGAAGGCGATTAAGTCTCTAAGTCAAAGTAGCCTGGATTTAGAAGATACTCTGAATCGGGTGATGGCTGAGGCTAAGGAACTGATGAATGCTGATCGCAGTACTCTGTGGCTGATAGATCGCGATCGCCATGAATTATGGACTAAAATTACTCAGGATAATGGTTCAACTAGGGAGTTGCGAGTCCCAATCGGTAAAGGCTTTGCTGGTATGGTAGCAGCATCTGGGCAAAAGCTGAATATTCCCTTTGATTTGTATGACCATCCTGACTCAGATACAGCCAAACAAATGGATCAGCAAAATGGCTATCGTACCTGTAGTTTACTATGTATGCCAGTATTTAACGCTGATCAGGAATTGATTGGGGTGACACAATTAGTCAATAAAAAGAAATCAGGGGATTTTCCGCCATATAATCCGGCGATTTGGCCTAAAGCACCTGAATGCTTCCAAGCTAGTTTTGACCGCAACGATGAAGAGTTTATGGAAGCTTTTAATATTCAAGCCGGTGTGGCGTTACAAAATGCTCAGTTGTTTGCCACAGTTAAGCAACAAGAACAAATGCAACGGGATATTTTGCGTAGTCTTTCTAATGGTGTAATTTCTACAGATAAAGCCGGGTTAATTATTACTGCCAATGAAAGTGCTAAATACTTATTAGGATTAGAACCAGAATACCGTTTAGAAGGAAAATTAATTACTGAGGCGATCGCCATTAAAGAAGGTGACTTTAGTAAATGGTATCAAGATGCTTTACAAGGAAATGATATCAAAATTACTCAGCAATATTACCCTGATCGGACACTGGTGAGTGATGGAGTAGAACTGCACAGCATTAATTTGTCCATCAACACCATTGCTGATGCGAGCGATTTACAGCAAGTCCGGGGAGCGCTGGTAGTCATGGAAGATATCAGCGATGAAAAACGCCTCAAGAGTACGATGTACCGCTATATGACTCAGGAATTAGCGGAAGAATTGCTGAAATTGGATGATGCTAAATTAGGAGGCGATCGCAAAGAAGTTACCATTTTATTTTCCGATATTCGCGGTTACACCACCTTAACAGAAAATTTAGAAGCTGAAGAAGTCGTGAGTATGCTCAACGACTATTTTGAATCAATGGTTGAAGCGGTATTTAAACATAAAGGCACACTCGATAAATATATCGGCGATGCAATTATGGCTGTCTTTGGTTCCCCTCTACCTTTAGAAAACCACGCCTGGATGGCGGTGCAAACATCAGTAGAAATGCGCCATCGCTTGATTGAATTTAATCACCGTCGCCACGCTGCTGGTCAGCCAAGAATTAAGATCGGCATTGGCATCAATTCTGATACTGTGATCAGTGGTAATATCGGCTCTAGTAAGCGGATGGAATTTACAGCAATTGGTGATGGCGTTAACCTTGGTTCCCGATTAGAAAGCATTAGTAAACAGTACGGTTGTGACATCATTCTCAGTGATAATACCTTCAAACCTTGCCAAGACCAAATTTGGGCTAGAGAATTAGACTACATTCGCGTCAAAGGTAGAAATGAGCCGGTCGCTATTTACGAATTAGTGGGTTTGCGTACCGATACCGTTAATAGCGAAAAATTACAAGTAATTGAGTATTATCAGAAAGGACGAGAGTATTACCTCAATCGCCAATTTAGCTATGCAAGAGCTGAGTTTGCCAAAGTTTTAGGAGTTGACAACCAAGATAAAGCTGCTATGTTGCATCTCCTCCGTTGTCAACACTGGTTACAATCACCACCCACAGATTTTGAATGGGATGAGGGAGTTTGGACTTTCCAAGAGAAATAGCCACAAAAAAATAGCCCTCACAGAATTTATCATCTAAACAAACCTGAACCTTTTGCGTTCTTGTCTTTAGCGCGCGCACTGGCTCGTCTTGGCGGTGTGTGCTACGCGAACTTTTATTTTCATATTTCTATAAACATTCACTATAACTTCTTCACTCTTGAATTGATTCTATCTTTAGTTTAATAGTAAATTCCACGTACTAGTTTAAGATATTGAGCAAAAGCTGAATGCTTATCTTTTCTACTTGAAAAAGAAGAGTGAATATTTACATTGAACTCATCCATTATTAGTCAGCATTATATCAATTTAGTATTAACTGTATTCTGGTCATTTAGTATTCAATTTCCAGTCAAATCTGCGGAAAAAATCCCACCAAATGTAGATTCCAAAAAATTGCCCATATCTTCTCAAGATATGACAAGTAAAAAATTAGTCCCGCAAATATCATCAGATATATTTATTACCCAAACACCAACTCCAGAGCTAATTCAGATTTTTCCTAATTTTAACGAAATAGATATTCCAGGAATACTCAATGCTCCAGAAATTCTAGAATCTGAGCCTAGAGAAACCAACGAAGAAACTACCGAGCAACTTTTACCAAGACAAGCTCAAGCAGCAATTATCTTAAATGCCATTACTAATAGCGCTAATAGATACCCTTGGATTGTTCATCCCACAGACAATATAAAATTCTCATCTTCATTTAATCCCAATAATCATCAGAACTATACTGATTTCTCGATCAAATTTGCTGCTGAAGAACCGATAATTAATAAATTTAACTTTGCTAATTTTCCTAATCAAGAACAATTCTACTGGATATTACCTGATAATAGAGTTGTGATTGAAACTCAAGGATGGCAAAGTCAAATATCCTACCAGGGTCAATCAATAGAGATTGAAAGACGACAAACAGTCCAATTAACTCAAAGACTCTGGGGAAAGCAAGCAGTTTCGGCGATTCCTCAAACTTTTCAGGAACTCACAGGAGAAATTGATTTAAAAAAATTCTATATTCAATCTATTGCCGCAGAGTCTATTAATCCCCAAGGAAATGCTGCAACTCCAATTATTATCAGCAGTGATTTTTTTCAGGATAATCAAAATGTCAATTCCCTGAGTTTACCTAATAATAATATTTTAAATTTATCTAATTCCTCAACTTACAGTTCTAGGGGTGAAGGAGCTTTATTTGAATCATTAGATATAGAAAATACGCCCTTAATTTTACAAGCCTTCCCCACGAATAATTTACAGCCACTATTAGAAGATGGTCTTTTTGTAGGGGCAAAACTTTCTCAAGAAACTTTAGCAAAGTTAGGTATTTCTTGGGGGAATCCTTTAAATGGGGAAACTTCTGATTTCCAACCAGAAGTTACATCTTTACCAGGAATCAAAATTGGTCAGTTAGGCAAATTCGATAATTGGGATTTGTTGAATATATTGGTAAATCCCTTTATTAGTGAAAAGGAACGCAAGTTATATTACCTAAATTCATTATATTGGGTTTCTTTGGGTCAAAGAGAACCTCAACTTATTCGTAGCTCAGAGCAAACAGAAAGTTATAACTGGCATAAATTTGACTTTAGCCGTCCTCATAATCAGACTTTAATACAATACGATGCCGCAGAAAGCAAGGCAACTTATACTAATATTTTTAGCAATCCTGGTATTTCCTTATCTTTATCAAGCAATCAAACAAGAATAGATCAATTACAAACTGCTAACTCTACCATAGGAATGTTAATGGGAGGATTTTTTAAATTAATTAATTCTCAGCCGTTATCACAAAGTTTAACAGAAGCAAAAGCACTATTAGCACGACAAGATAATTTTGCACCTCTCAACTCGAAAGCAACGCCAGAACAGAGAAGACAGATTAACGAACGACTTAACAGAACACTTTTACTGGGGAATCGTAGCAGTGCTTTAGCACAAATTTCTGGAACATTTACTTTTCCGAGTTTGATTACACCTAATAGTTCTAATCTTTTCCAAATTCGTACTGGTAATCATAAACGGGGAATTCAGTTTATTAACGGAAATAGTATTTGGAATGCAGGTAATACATACATTTCTCAAGCCCAACTTTCTGATAATCGTTTTGGTTCTTTATCATTTACGGGTGTACCTATTCCTTTAGACAAAACATCTGTTATTCCTAGTAATCGCTCATCGGCTGTACAGGTGAATTTGATTAATCCTGATGGCTTACAATTTGTCCAAAACTTTAACTCACTAGATATGATTGCTGTACCCATGAATGTGCGTTCGGTTGATATGGCCTTTGACCGCCTTGAACTGTCTCAATTGGGTCAAATTAATACCCAATTACAAACTTTTAGGGGCTATTTATATTTACCTACTATAGAAGGATTATGGTCAGGTTCTTTTGGTAAGTGGAATTACAGTATTAATTCTGGCATTTGGTTTAACTTAAATTCCGATTCGGCATTTCATATTACCAAGAATAATTTAGGTGTACCAGAGCCAAATATGGGGGTCTATGCTAATGGGTTGTTAAATTTTATCAATACCCATTATGAAGTTAATGCCGAGGGGCAAACTTTGGCAATTACTAACCATATTCCAGCTTTACGATTTTCTTGGAATAATGCAGCCAATTCCTCAAATTCTAATTATTTGAATTTGAGCTATTCTTTTTCTCGTCAAAATAGAAATTTAAATTATTCGCTTAATTCAGGAATTTTATTGATTGACAATCAAGTTAATTGGCAAGAATTAGGATTTTTACAGGGTAAATTGGCACTGAGAACAGGTTTAGAGTTCAGCACTTCTGTAGAAATAAGTGATAATTTTTTCTCCTCATTTGAAAGTATTCAAGCGCTTAATTCTTCTTGGTCTGTTGGGGCTTATCTCCAAAATTTTAGAAATACTGACCAAGGAATCAAAAATAGAGTATCTGATTTATTTTACGGGTTAATTATTAAAAATAATCTTGCCGATAATGGAGGCTTTTGGGAATCTCGTCTGGGGATTAGTGGTAATGGTTTGGAAATTCGTTTTGAAGGAGGTTTGCAATTTTAAGATATAGCAGTTGAGTAGCTCAAGAAATCAACCGCTCATAATACTCGGAGACTTAGAGACTTTGAAACCTGTTCCCTGCTATCTGAAATAAGATATTAAAAAGGACACAATCATTAGTGTCCCAATTAAATAATTTTATCAACTAGTGAGGATGTTTATATTTAACTGGATGAGGTGTGAATAAATCTTGGTAGCATATAATTAATTAATCTAAACCATCTGAACCAACAGAAGCCCTGAGAATTGCTGTGTATTCATCTAGGGTGAGTGTACCGGATCGGAGTAAATCAATAACAGCACTTTCGATAGTACTCGCTCTTCCAGGGAGTACTACTGTTGGGCCAGTCAAGAGTGTTATGGTTGGGGTGGTGGTTCTAGTAATGGGATCATGAAGTACAGTGCCTGTAACTGTATACACACCACCACCTTCAATACCCAATAAATATGTCCCTTCAGGAGAAACTTTCTCGGCAGCAACAGTGGTGATATAACCACTAGGAGTAACAAATGTGATTGAACCTGTTAAACCGCCTTGTTCTGCTGTCAGGGTAATCAAGTCTTCAAGTATTTGTGCTGATGCTGGGGCCGATGCAAAGGTTATGCAGCCAATCAAACCGGCCAAGGATAGACTAGCTTTCCAAAAAACTGAAACAGAGCTGGAACGTAAGTTCATAGAAAGAAACCTTTTGTTGAGAACTTGAGCTTTGTTAGTTAGGGAGTTGTCTAGTGCAACTGGAAAGCGTCTGCTTGGTAATTTACTCAAATGATAGCTCTGAATCGATCACAGATATCGGTGAATAGATTGCAACTTTGGTTGAGGGAATAGGAAGTAGTATCAATAATTGTCAGTATTGGTGGCAATATAGCGCTTCTTAGTTGAGTGCAATACAGACCTAACCCCCAGCCCCTTCCCTTGTAAGGAAGGGGAGTAAGATTTAAAGCCTCTCTAACGGAATGTGGGGGTGAATATTCTTAAATAAAGTTAATATTATTTATCATTATAACAAAAAGATAACAATCGTTACTTTTTGAAGTTATAAATCTATTTGTAAAAGATAATTTATATCTGTTGTGAAAACTACTCTTTCAGTTAAACTCTAAAAATAGAACGCAAGTAATTATTTTTCTTATGAATGCTATTTCTACAGTTGAATTCAAGCGGCTAAATTGGCAAACAGCGATCATGTTTGCCTTGGGGTTTTGGTTGAGTGCTAGCCTGGTTTTAGACTGGGTAATTATGCCTAGTCTTTATCTTTCTGGCATGATGAGTCAAACAGATTTTACTACAGCAGGCTATGTGATTTTTTGGAATTTTAATCGCATGGAATTGTTATCTGCGGCTGTAGTATTGACTGGTGTACTGGCTGTGAGCAAAACTACATCTCGTTGGAATGCTAAAGTTATTCTTTTTGCACTAATGCTGCTTGCTATTACTCTGCTGAATACCTTTTTCCTGACTCCGCAAATGTGCGCTGTGGGAACTCATCTGAATTTATTTGAAACAGCATCTACAATTCCGGCGCAGATGAATTTATTACACAGTAGTTATTTTGTACTAGAAGCAGTCAAAATATTGGCAGCCGGAACGCTTTTAAGCTGGTGCTGGCGAGAACAAGTTTAGCTAGAATATGCCTAATCTTCAATTGCATCCAAAAACACAAAGAGGCTAATTATATTTGAGCTTTTTTGTGTTTTTCTGCTTATTCAGTATCGGGTGATGCTTCATTGTTAAACAATAGCAAACGTGCAGCCAGGATAGCAAACCCGACAGCCGCGATCGCTTTTAATAAACGCGTAGGTAATAATTCAGCTACCGCACCCCCGGCTAATGCTCCCAAAAGGCTGGTGAGCAATAATGCGCCAGCAGTACCGAAGAATACTGCTTTCCGAGATTGAGAACGTCCGGAAAGTGCGATCGCTGCTAATTGGCTTTTATCACCTAATTCTGAGAGAAAAACTGTAATAAAGCTGAGTCCTAAAAGATGCCAGTCCATATTTTTGGGGAGTGGGGAGTGGGGAGTTTATTAATTAAGAATTACGCATTACGAATTACGTCCCAGAACAGCATCAGCGAAATGAATAATAACATCATTCCTGCTGATTTTTCTACGGTTTTGGGACTGAGGCGATTAGCCATCCAACCACCTAAAAGCACTCCTAATAAGCTGGTTGTAATCAGCGCCGCCCCAGACCCGATAAACACTACCCACGGAGCATGAGATTCTGCACTCATTAGTAAGGTGGATAGTTGAGTTTTATCGCCAATTTCTGCGAGAAATATGGTAATGAAAGTGGTAGCGAAAATTGCCGCTACTGATTCCTGCTTTTTTTGACTATCGGTAACTATAGGCTGAAGTGGCTCAACGATTGCAGTCGTTAAGTTCGATTCGTTGCAGTCTTTGATTTCTGGTTGGTTTTCAGTCTCAGATGTGACAGAAAAAGTTACAGGTACAGAGTCAAGATTCACAGGCAGTAGTTCTAGTTGCTAGGTTGCTTTCATATTTTTCTCATTTTCTCAGATTGTGGTCATAAATTGCAACCCCATTACACAAAATGGCATAGTTAAAAAGCCAATGGTTGAGGGTGGAAGAAAAAGAGGTTTAAACGCAGAGGTACGCAAAGTTCAACGCAAAGGGTACGCGGAGAAAATTTGTTTATGGAAAATCCCTGAGTTTAATGTGTTGTTTGGTCTCAGGGTTAAAAACCAATGGCTTTGTCGAAGCGGAGAATTTCCAAACTGCGATCGCCATAAACTCCCTCTATTTGCTGACGACAGCAGTCAATGGCAAAATCGTCAAGTTCTTCTGGCTCAATTCCATACATATCCTCAAATATTCCTGGTTCTACACGGCAGAAACGGGGGCGATTTGCATAAATACTGCATTCTCGGTTGGTATGATCGAAGTTAATGCACCATCCGTCTTCGCCTACCATACTCAGGTATAGTTCCAATTCGGCTGGTGAGAGATACTCTTCTA encodes:
- a CDS encoding YkgJ family cysteine cluster protein codes for the protein MATWQCVKQCGACCNLDPAERPDLEEYLSPAELELYLSMVGEDGWCINFDHTNRECSIYANRPRFCRVEPGIFEDMYGIEPEELDDFAIDCCRQQIEGVYGDRSLEILRFDKAIGF
- a CDS encoding DUF4149 domain-containing protein — its product is MNAISTVEFKRLNWQTAIMFALGFWLSASLVLDWVIMPSLYLSGMMSQTDFTTAGYVIFWNFNRMELLSAAVVLTGVLAVSKTTSRWNAKVILFALMLLAITLLNTFFLTPQMCAVGTHLNLFETASTIPAQMNLLHSSYFVLEAVKILAAGTLLSWCWREQV
- a CDS encoding TMEM165/GDT1 family protein; the encoded protein is MDWHLLGLSFITVFLSELGDKSQLAAIALSGRSQSRKAVFFGTAGALLLTSLLGALAGGAVAELLPTRLLKAIAAVGFAILAARLLLFNNEASPDTE
- a CDS encoding GAF domain-containing protein, with the protein product MSVHESSFGESADLIIGISNQEDYYLQPNSTAVGKLARKTETFSSFLAPLTQDTFKQVVVEVEQKLQIVHQTLSMLDSQGFETILQEMLHSITFKTGELLGADRTTIFLLDEEKQELWSTLAEGEGEACLEIRIPADKGIAGEVATFKKVINIPFDFYQDPRSVVAQKQDKKTGYRTYTMLALPLLNEQGKLVAVVQLLNKLKSSYNPDDPISERIDTGGFSKADEQLFQEFAPSIRLILESSRSFYMATQKQRALSALMKAIKSLSQSSLDLEDTLNRVMAEAKELMNADRSTLWLIDRDRHELWTKITQDNGSTRELRVPIGKGFAGMVAASGQKLNIPFDLYDHPDSDTAKQMDQQNGYRTCSLLCMPVFNADQELIGVTQLVNKKKSGDFPPYNPAIWPKAPECFQASFDRNDEEFMEAFNIQAGVALQNAQLFATVKQQEQMQRDILRSLSNGVISTDKAGLIITANESAKYLLGLEPEYRLEGKLITEAIAIKEGDFSKWYQDALQGNDIKITQQYYPDRTLVSDGVELHSINLSINTIADASDLQQVRGALVVMEDISDEKRLKSTMYRYMTQELAEELLKLDDAKLGGDRKEVTILFSDIRGYTTLTENLEAEEVVSMLNDYFESMVEAVFKHKGTLDKYIGDAIMAVFGSPLPLENHAWMAVQTSVEMRHRLIEFNHRRHAAGQPRIKIGIGINSDTVISGNIGSSKRMEFTAIGDGVNLGSRLESISKQYGCDIILSDNTFKPCQDQIWARELDYIRVKGRNEPVAIYELVGLRTDTVNSEKLQVIEYYQKGREYYLNRQFSYARAEFAKVLGVDNQDKAAMLHLLRCQHWLQSPPTDFEWDEGVWTFQEK
- a CDS encoding TMEM165/GDT1 family protein, translated to MNLDSVPVTFSVTSETENQPEIKDCNESNLTTAIVEPLQPIVTDSQKKQESVAAIFATTFITIFLAEIGDKTQLSTLLMSAESHAPWVVFIGSGAALITTSLLGVLLGGWMANRLSPKTVEKSAGMMLLFISLMLFWDVIRNA
- a CDS encoding HAD family hydrolase, which encodes MYSQPNFSVGHQPSLKPLSGASLSNIRLVATDMDGTLTTRGKFSATLLQALEDVAVAGMKVLIVTGRSAGWMSGLSNLLPIVGAIAENGGLFYPSGHDQPVSLTPILDLEAHRQSLAVAFAELKTKFPQIQESADNRFRITDWTFDVAALSPSELEILSHLCQDMGWGFTYSNVQCHIKPQGQDKAVGLLQVLREYFPEFSPEQVLTVGDSPNDESLFNQDYFSISVGVANVLKYANQLKHQPTYMTRAAEGEGFCELCSYLLPTG